The Osmia lignaria lignaria isolate PbOS001 chromosome 3, iyOsmLign1, whole genome shotgun sequence genome includes the window TGTATTGACGAACGCAGAAACTTCGTCAGTACGCGTATTCGGATTCGTTCAATATCCTTCGTTAAATGACGAAAATTCACTCGCGTATTCACGGTATTAACCTGATTTCTGAACGAATCAGCGTCGAAATTGTGTCCATGCTGAGTTAGAATTGCAAAATTACTATCGCTAAACAAATCCTACAATTTGCATAATTTGCAGATAGATCAGAATTCAATTCTGTCCACTTTCAATTGAGTATTAATAGCTAGTAGCGAACATGTTAAATtccttttaataattacagtatGTTTCCTTTTGAGGATGCTGTTTTCTCGTTAAACGAATAGGATAGGAAGGTACATTTTGTCTTCATACGTTTGATAGGATATTGCCAGCGAATCCCATTGTCCCGTATAGGAAGGAGCATTATTTCCCGGACAAAAAGCGCAATAACTTACCCCGGTTAGATCGATCTCCTTGCAATTCTTCTCGTCGAAGAAGCCGCTGTAGCTCTGCAGCACTAGCAGGTGACAATGGAACTCGTCCTGATCGATTCGCACAATACAATCGGCGTTCCTCGAAAAGATCGATCGTGAAATTTAGCCCGTAATCCTCGCCTTTGCCGGCTAACTTTGTTACACCGATCGGATACAACTATAAGCTTACTTGTAATTTGTGATACGCCTGGCCAACTCCTGATACAGGTCGGTTTTCTCCGGGAGAATGATGTTCTCCCAATCGATCGGTTGTTCGCTCGTAAATCCGAGTCTGCAAGAAATTACGCGGTGATCAGGCGTTATTGGGAAATATCCGAAGGAATCGTTGCGTTATCCGTCGTCGAACGACAGGGCTTTTCGTTACGACAGAAGAAATATGGAAACACCGTCGCTTTTCTTTCTCGCACGCGAGATTACGTCGACCCTCTTTCCGTTTACATTTTCCTCGAGGAACGGCTTAACTGATGAACAAAACTCACGCTGAAAGTGGCACCTCCTCTAACGTTGGCATCTCGTAAGACGTTGACGCTGTCGCTTGTTGCTGTTGCTTCGCTTCTATCATCTCCGTTTGAGCGAGCTTCGCCTTAAACGGGTGCATCGTGGACCTGTGTTTGCCCTCGACAGCTGGCAGCTTCTTCTGAGCCTGATTAAACGAGAAATATTCTCAGAAGATAACAAGCGTCACCCTTGAACAGTTCGCGAAACGAATGAATTGTCTCGGATTATCAGAAAGACAGCCGGATAAATCTCTGCCTCCTCTGATTATTCTTTCTCTCCGAAGAAAAGGTATTTCGGTTGCCTTAACGAAAGAGTCGATCGAATGGCATTACATGGAAAACGAAGAAGACTAATGACAGAGGAGTTACCTGCAATTGATTGATTGTCGATGATGAGACACCCGGTGGAAGATCGATGAATCTTGGTCGCGTCGAAGATTCCGACGAACGTCCAGCTAGCTCGTTTCCGGATCTACTCAGTTCAGCTTTGACGTTCACCTTGGTGTGTCGTGGATCAGCCACTAACACGCTGACCTTTTTCGACTCGAATACCACCTAGAATGACTACGCGTCTGCCTTCAGGGCAACATTCCGAAAATTCGCTGAACGCAACCCCGATCGAGCCGTATCGATCATTTACCTGATTGGGAACGATCTTCAGGTTACCGCTCGGGGTCGCTTGAAACGGGAACACCCGCTTCGAATTGTCGCCGTCGTTCACGCTGATAAATGCACGATCGTCGCCTCGTTCTCGTGGACGAGAGTGCATCTGTTGCATTAGGTAGGCCAGATTCGGATAAACCCCTTCGTTTCTTAGCTGTTCGCAATCGCCGTCCCTTCCAGGACTGTGAAAtgtaaagatattaaaaatgatattttcatatttcaacAATTAGAGTAGAATATATTTTCTGTTCctcgaaatcaattattttgcaATTCTATTGCAATATCTCTTTACGCGGATAAGTATAATTGATCTGATTACCCGGGACGAGCCATTAGTTTGGGAACGGAATTATCAGAGGGACGACATCGTTCCCTGAAGGTTCTATCGAGCTTCCAGTGCTTGTCCGATCTCCTAGCTCGATCGAGATCATCCGAATCGTCGTCCTGCCGTGTAGACGATCCCTCTTCTGATCTAATCAAATTTTTCGCCGACCTGACCGTGTATCTCGCCGGATCGGATCTCTTTTCCACCAAACGCGCCTCTCTCGAACCGACACGATGATCCTTGGACAAGGAGGCGACCTGGAGTAGCCGACTATCCTGATAAACGTGCACGTTGAGTGGCCTTTGCCGCTTCGATGGACGTCGACGTCGTCTCAAAGTAACTTTTCTTCGGTCAATCGGATACGTAGGAGACCCGTCTTCCGGTGTTTCCGTCGGATTCGACCTGTAgccaagagaaagaaaagaattcctACGATttgtttgaagcttcgattGTATCTCCCTGATACCAGACGATTCTACGtcctttttattctttctccGATTCGTCGTTCACTTTGTAAACGTGCCTAAGGAATCTAATTGATTCAGTTTGctgatttattttattgaaagcGACGCATCAGGGAAGATTAAATTATAGGAATAACTTGACTTTTTGTCTCGTAACAGTTGAACAGTGTCCGCCGATAGATTCGAATCGCGTGGAATCGCACGTTCCGATTGGGTGGCTCTGAGGGGTGGTTCAGGGGATGTCGAGGGTGGCACGGCCGATTTATCGTTATACAGAACAACCACGCTGCTTTTGCTGTTTCCGGGCCGCGGTTGTTCCGCTGATTCCGATCGATCCTCGTCCGCTTCGACTACGAACGTCCCGGGATTAAATTACCGCCCCTTCGCGAGGATCTCGGTAGCGTGCTTTCCGCAGGTCTGGCTGTTCGTCGAGCTGCTGGCCCCGCTTCCAGTTACTCGTAAATTGTCGCGTTCCTTGCTAAGGAACAGGTAGGCGAACAGGAATAACGCGAAGAGGAAGAGATACATGGAATCAGGGGCAGCGGCTCGAGACGCGTCGAGTTTGCGCGCTCTCGGGCCTTGGGAACGATCAAATTCGCAGAGTCGCTATAAACAATGAGAAAAGCAAAGTTACAGAAATGTATCTTGCTAAAAGGAGTgaagaaatgtataaaataaaataaaatagacagGGTTTTGAAGAACATACATCTGTCTGAAAGTCAATGATTTTAGGGGTAGTTTTATTAATGTAGTTTCGATTTACAAGTTCAATTaatgacaaatttttattatttccaatGTTATTCACAAGCTGGTAGTAATCCTATTAAGGTGACGGAAAATATATCAAAAGCTGAATAGCAACCCCCAAAACCCGAGCACGCAAACAGattaatattatgaaatttgaCACGCGATAACTCACATTTTCTGCTGTTCCGACGAATCGCACGGATTATTCGTGGCGTGCTTTTTCCACCCCTATTATCAAGGGAACGCATTAGGTGTCGTTATAATGATTTGAGTACGTGATTTAAGAGCGCGCACGTGACTCGCTCAACTTTTCGGATAATTACCAAAGTTTCACGAGGGATTTCCCGTTAAGATCCTCACCGCTGCTGAAACACTTCTCCGTAACGAAAGTTACCTGGGTCTGTAATAATATTAGTCGTGAGATGTGTATCAAAAATCAATGACacaatttcttatattttttatttcatttcacttGTCTTAGAGAAAAATCGTTTTCCTCCCTTTGTTTCTATTTCTGAACTTGTTctgataattaaatgaaatgctTTCGATAAACGAATTAAAACTTCAACACGGTCATTGGTTCGTCACAAAAGCCAGCTTAAAGTTCAAAGCCCAAAATATGTTTGATAGCATTGCTTGCATAACAGatatttttatcgaaaaatACAATACACGACGTTGAATGACGTAAAACGAAAGTTGCAATGTTAAAACAGTCATACGCGTGTCTATTGTATTATCATCGTTAGTTGTTGCTAACAATGTGCATTGTTTCCCGCGAAATGTCTAACTTCCtgacatttttaatttatttcctacttttataaAAGCATTGTTGAACATGCAATTTAAGGAACATTCTGTAATTTACCTCATACTTTCTCTGCTGACGATAACCTGGAAGATGTTGAGAACTCGATTCACGATGGCTCGTTGTGTCTTTACTTACTTTTTCAGATACTGAAATGTATTCGTGAAAAGATTATGTGGTATTTTCAACGAGTCCTCAGAAAATATTCTGCAGTTTTTGGAACTCGAATTTTAGACTACTTAAAAGAGTCtttgtaaaaaattttaattcgaacATCGTGTTATTCTGATAACACTTACATCACTTACGTAATTTTTTGTCGACGTGGTCAGATTTCACGGAACAGCGACAGTGATCAGAATTTCTCGAAGACGCCTCGAAAAGATTTAACAAATTCTTTCTCGTGTCCTTCGAGGCACAAACCTCGTGTCTCGATCTTGTAACCCTAACGATCAAAGTCAATTAATAACTTTATTTCACCTTTCTTATCGGAAAAACATCGTACCTTGGATTTAGTAAATCGAGCTCCGAAGAGATATAAGAATCGTCTTCGGTAGATGCAGGCGTTTTGTTTTTCTTCTAAAAGTTCAAAGCATCATGATTTTCGTCGttcaaaaaattgcaaaagagaGAAATGAAAATGGAATTTAAATTCTCGCTATGCGAGAGGGTTAAAACATTTTAACAGTCTCTTCAGCGTGTTTGCAATCCAATTTCCAAGCCCGTACTCACGTCATAACGCGTTAAACCTGTTCGCATGGTACGAGTCGCGTTCTCTCAGGCGGAAGCCACTCTCAGAACCGGCGTCATCGCAAAAAACGTCACTGTTTCGCTTCCGTTGGCGTAGTTTGGCAGGGGAACCGTTGAAATTATACGACGTGGAAACGGCTGGTTCGGCGTTCAAAACGACCGGGACATTTGTAAGAGAACGTAGAGCAGAAGGAGAGGACGGAAGTTGTAGAGTATCCAAAAAGAGGCCTTAGAAACGAAACACGCGACAGACGAACGCTGCCACGAAAGGCGATTTTCCTCTGATTTATTCCCTTGATTCGATAATTAATCACAGCCAAGATCAGAGGGCATTTCGTCTGCTCATCAGCTCGTtactataattattttctacaattcTACTATACTACTGCAGAATCCAGAATATTTTCATCATTATTTGAGCTGCGGCTGCGTTACAGCGCTAGAGAAGATGAAGGAACGTTTAAACCGGGACATTATCGTCCGAGAGTGAAGTTTTACTTTCTCGTAAATTCTACCTTTACGAGCTCGCTGAAGTTACCCAGTCGATTTTACGAAGGAGCTTGTTCGCTTGCCTTAAAAACGCGTCTTTAGTATCTCGTGTTCTTCGTCCGTTGACCTATTTTGTAAAGTTCCTGTGAGCTTGAGTCTAGAAGACACAGAAACAGAAATTTTACAActaatttagaatattttcttttcattcaaatacagagattatactttatttaaaaaaagatctTTAGCAAGCGTTAATAAATTCtcaaatagaatattttatcaAGGAGATAAATTTCGGTGTATGGAAGGGGTGGCTAGTTGCCGGGGGTAGAAGCACGTTGAAATCCAGAAGCATCAGCGTCCCGGGGAAACAGCTGATCGTAGCTCGAATGTAGAACGTCCACGTGTTGAACCACGCCAGTTTTCAACCGCATCCCTGTTGCTTTCGGCTAAATGGTGGTAGACGTAAATAGAGACACAAGGAGTCTCGATTTCGGTGAAAGAgcgaaggagagaaaaaaagggggaTGCTGTTGGTGGATGAAAATCAGAGGTAAAGCTGGTATTTGGGTTTCACGGAGGAGAAGATGGGCTCGTAGAAGGGAGAAAGCAGAGAGGGTTGAAGCGTGGGTGGTGCTGGCTGGCTGGCAGGCTGCATCGATCGCTTCAGCGTCCTGGTGACCTCGACCTAATGCCACCCTCTTCTGCTCTTGAGCATAACCCTCCTACCGCTTGCTCCGCTTCGCTACCCCGACAGCCACGGGGTCAGTTAGCACCCCCGTCAAAACACACAAAGCCCCGGGAATTGCGGAGGGGCCGTGAAGAACGGAAGAGAGCGACGAGGAGGGAGCTGTTCGACTCGAAAGTGTCGCTGATGCTTTTGATACATTGAATTAAACCGGCCATTTGTTCCGGTCAACGGTGAGCCAAGTGAATCGAGTGCTTCGTTTAATCCTCTTCCACGTTCCTCGCTTCGGCTACGCGAGATAATGGCTTCGGGAATGGATCGAAGGAATTTCCATCGATCCTTTCGTTTTTATTCAACTCGTTTCTCCGCTCGATTCATGAGCTACAAAAAATCATCGCCATATTTGTCGATAATTAACGTTCAAATTCGTTAGACCTTGATGGTGAATAATGGATAATACGCGAACCTTGTAATCATTCTCTTCGAATAAGTTCACGATGATATAAGGTATGATTGCAATCGCGGTATACCATAAACGGGGTTATTCCTTATGGAAAAATCATTGGAAAATATGAGCCAGAATTATTTCGTTCGATTTCGTACGACGGTGTTCGCATTTCTCGAGCCTGGTTACCGAGTATTCGAGCATCGATCAACGCGATTGTTCCCGACACAAATTCCTGGCTCGCGCGTCCAAATCGACGACAGACAAATATCTCTCTGGCCAGGCATGCACGCGCGTTGCGCACGCGATTCCGTTTGTGTCAGCGAAAACGGGAATTGCCGCGGAAACGAGTCGGCTCGATATTGCGGGACGGTTTACAGCGTACGATATTAAGTCTCGCGCAAACGGCTAGAGGCCGACGACGACGGTGCAATAAACCCAACGTGAAGCTGACGATATTATTGCGCCCGGGCTCATTTGCCTCGTCATCTTGTGGATCGTAGACCCTGCCGGTTATCTTTGTGCGGATGAATCCGCTCCGTTGAACGATTAGCTTCTGATAACTAATCATACTAATCGCTTCTGTCGACATGAAATTTATATagaatattatttcatataatttcttatgatttattattcatttcattGCGAGTAGAAAGgtatttaaaattgatattcACCGTTCTGATAATTACTTATATTATTACATTTCAAACCGTGCCATTCTTCGTCACGAACGTCGTAAAACGACATCGCCATCTGAAAAGCATTCAGTTTGTCCCCTTACTGGTGCACTGAAACGAAGCATAGATTTCTCGGTGATCGGTTCATGAATACGTATCCTTATGGTGAACAGCTTCAGCTATACGATTGACATCGTTAATGCAACGAAGCCCGGTAAGGATCCTCCGTTGAAACGGGTGATTTTCGTTACGTTGATTATTCGATGAGGCTGATCGAACGAGAAGGCTCTTTCTCGTTCGCGGGCCAGGCTACCCGTTATCAGATGGTCATGAATATGAATACCTGTCGATAATGATACTATCCTGtaaatggtaataatggtaatCTGTGAACAATAGGGCGTCGTAATTTCGAACGGACGAACGAGACGCGTCGCCGGAACGTTCGTAGAATATGGAAAGGTGTCCGTCGTCTGTACCGCGATAATTCACACGCGATCCTTCTCTTCTCCCGTGTCTTTTTACGGAATATACAATTTAACAAGGCGGGAAAGTACATGCATGAAATTCAGCGGGCGAAGGCCGCGATTCTCGTCGAACGATGACGGCTTTGATGCCAGTAATTGAGCTACAACTAGTTCCAGCAGCGACGCGAAATTAGCGGCCGTGTAACTGTTGACCCCGCGATGAAAGGTAATCACCGCCTGTATACGGAGCGTTGTGTTCTTCACCGTTACTCGGAACACCGGCTCTATCCAAGGTTTCAGTTAGTCTACAGAAACAGAATAGGAAGTTTGTGGTTGAATTTTAGGACTttcgagaaataaaaatacaacgtattttgtattaaaagaataattttgaatctggaagttgataaaaaaaaaaaaaatatgaagctCTGTAAATATGCAGATGTCCAATTTATCGAAcagtaaattatttgaaaaaagctGTAACAACAAAGTCTCGTAAATGTGTACATTGTCCCTGGGTCGTGCAAGCCTATCACAGCAAGCTTTTTCCGATGCAACGT containing:
- the LOC117605342 gene encoding LOW QUALITY PROTEIN: uncharacterized protein LOC117605342 (The sequence of the model RefSeq protein was modified relative to this genomic sequence to represent the inferred CDS: substituted 2 bases at 2 genomic stop codons), encoding MRTGLTRYDKKNKTPASTEDDSYISSELDLLNPRYDVFPIRKVKXSYXLTLIVRVTRSRHEVCASKDTRKNLLNLFEASSRNSDHCRCSVKSDHVDKKLLSEKVSKDTTSHRESSSQHLPGYRQQRKYETQVTFVTEKCFSSGEDLNGKSLVKLWGGKSTPRIIRAIRRNSRKSTLRI